In Calonectris borealis chromosome 8, bCalBor7.hap1.2, whole genome shotgun sequence, the genomic stretch ttttaaaacttGCTTTCGTTCCTACAGCGAAGAAGAAACGGATTTGGGAAGAATGGATTTCTTCAGGGCCGCGGCTCCAGCCTGTTGTTCCACTGGAGAAGCACTTTTAAGACAAAGATTGAGGACTCAGACACAGAAACTAGTAGCAGCGAAACGTCAGATGACGATGCCTGAAAGTGggcacaagaaaattaaaataaataaaaccaacccaaTAAACTCAGTTCATAGTTCAACATGTGTTTGGGGTTGTATAAACTAAACAGAGTTTATTCTGTCTCCAGTctgttcagttttttcttttgttgttgataCTTCATGCACAAGGGAAATAATTGTATcccaaagaagagagaaattggcttctttagctttttcttttggttttgcccTAATGCTTAATAGAAGTTTGTGCAGCTAGCAAATTTTGACAAAAATCCCTTGTGGGGCAGTGCACAAGTTCAGTCTTGTAAGCAGGATACAAGTGGCTGACTGATCTTTGCAACAACAAGCTTCTAACAGTGCCGCCTGCATTACATAATGTCGTGCGGTAACAGTGTGCTAAAACAATCATTGTCAATGACAAAATGGCTATTGAAGTTCTAATTATGTTAAATTAATGCTAATaacatgaattttttattttattttatttttttttggcgGCTCGGGGAGCTTCATCACTTAACCAGGcgtttgtggttttctttttttgggtacAGCTGTAAAATATTTGGATATAGGAATTGTTTGTGTTCTTCTTCTTGCAGCCTTGATATTCAGGGTGGattgtaaaatataaattttttgtGAGATTTCAAAGATTAAGATTATTTTGATAACATtatttacagatttaaaaaagtGACTATCACATTGAGTCTGTATGAGGGGGAAAAACTACTGCATCAAAAATAACTAACttggaataaatattttgcatCAGTTTGCCAATTCTAATTGTCTTTCTTATGTAAGAAAAGCTTTCCTCTAAAGGGACCTGCAACTTTGGGGGTTTAATAGCACTGGGGATAAATAGTTTCTTCTCCCGCTGTATTTTTCCACTTGGCAAACATTGCTGTAGCGCTCAGACTGCAGGAGCTAAACTCTTCCTTtaagaagggagagggagaacaaTGGTGAGATGATAGcccatgtttgttttttttttttaaaaagaaacgaaagaaaataattcaaattatcTTCCGCTaaagcagtttgcttttttttccgcTTCATACAAAATCGTGAAGCTCGACTGGTCGGTGTCACTTGTTCCTAGTGCAATGCTGCTGTTTATGTTCACAACATGGCAAGGGAATGTCTGAATCCAAAGCTGTTTTCattgaaatcttttttaaaaattcatgaaaacatttctattaGATTAAAAAGGATTTTACAAACAACTCAGTTGTGGCCTAAGCTATTTCAGTGTCTGTTTTAAGTTCAGCTTGTACACAAATGTTTTGGATCGGAAAGTATTTGCATGGTTGCGCACTGTTTGCAAGTGGGTTGGGTGGAACTGCACATCGAGTACCAAATCCTGGTCTCGCTGGCCGGGGGGGGATTTCACCTGAGgtcttgcttgggtttttttaatccactcGTGACCAGGCAGAGAGGACAGATGTGTAATAAAACTTTAACATTCAGCTGTGAATCTTTGCATCTGGACTCAAGGTAACACTCGGCGACAGCAGGTGTAGCTCTGCTACTTGTGCCTGTAGTTCCCGCCGACACCGGGGCTGCAGTTAACCCCCGGGTGAGGGGTATTTCTTCATCGCTGCCCTCTGGAAGCCAGGCTCAAGTCGCTGGGAATGCTCTGGGAAGTGCTCGGTCTCCTGTAAGACATTTCACAGATCGTCTGGTTCCTTCTGAAGGTCCTACCACTTTGGTCCCATCAAACATggcttctccattttttttttaatttaatctcctACAtccatttaagagaaaaattatGCAAATGTATTTCCACTGTTGTCAAAAAATGGGGTAAGTTTAAAAAAGTCCTTCACATCCATGCTGATAACCTCTTGTAACGGCAAACGAGATTGCTAACAACTCCCGCCTGGAGTAGGGAACCTGCCTGAGGCGGGGACTGCGAAGCAGGACCTGGGTGCGCCGAGAGCGCCCTGTGGTTCCTGCCAAACTCTTCCTCCACCTTTGCGCCCCGACGCTCCCAGGGGATGTGCGTGGTTTAAACGTCGATGAAACTTTTAAAGTGTTACTGACTGCCTCTGGGAGAGCCTCACTGAGCAAATCCCCACAAAGCTTTTTCCTGAGCAAATGGCTCGTTATCTGTGGCTGGTATCGCTGGCGGCCGTGTGGGAGGGTGACCCACAGCACCCTGAGAAGAGCCTGCGGATGCTCCTCACCTGAGCTGAGGGCGGGGGTAAGGACTGAAGGAGGGGAAGTCATTTTGGGAACGAGGGCAGGGCCCGGGACACCTGTGGCGACGACAAGGGGGCGAGGGGTAGAAGGAGCCGTTTCACCTCGGTGCGGAGGTTGCTCATGAGCTTGAAGGCTGCGGTGCGGGGCTgtgagctgctgcagggaggaaaaggggcacccccggggcaccccggggcCGGGCACGGCCGGCAGCGAGGGCTTTGTAACCACGAAAGGGGGAGCGCTGCGGGGGACGGGGTGGCCTCTCCCTGAGCATTGCTGCTGGCGGGGCCTCCCCCATCTTGTTTTCTGTGCACTGCTCAGGTGGCCAAGcgacattttttccccctccccagtgcctgTGGTGAAGAGCGGGAATTGCCAGGGTCAGGGGTGCGGCCGCCCTCCCTCGCCCGTCCCAGCGTAGCAACGGTGGCTTCAAACACCGCAGCCACCGCCGAGCAGGTCTGTGCACGcgtcccagccctctcccctggCAGGGTGGCACCCCCAGGTGACCCCCACCCTGCTCTGCTTTCCAGGGTGCCGCATGCCGGGCATGGGGGGCTTCGCCTGCCCCCGCTGCCGCATGGCTTTCAGCtcccggctgctgctgcgggcgCATGAGGAGAAGCTGTGCCTCGGGACCCCGGCGGCCACCGGCTCCCACCCCCCCGGGGGGAGCCCACCGCCTGTGGAGGGGGCTCCGGGCACGGCGGGGAGGCCTCAGGATGCCTCGGTAGCTGGAGCCGGGTCTGGTGCGGGGCACGTGGGGACGGGGCAGTCAGCGGGGACGGAGACAGGgatgggtgctgggctgggacGTGCTGCGGGCGAGGAACTGGGGCGTCACAGCCACCGCAGCTGGATCCAGCCCACTCTGAACCAGGGGGACCCTCCGTCCTCCTCTACTGCACCGCATGGGCACCCCTCGATGCTTATTTTGCCAAAGCCAGAAAAGTTTATGTTattaagctttttttcccccttttcttcctgtttgccTCTGCAAGGTCGGGATGTCCCAGCATGGGGACCGTGCTGAGCCACGCCATCTCCTCGTGCTTCCTGGGCGCCCGCCGGCCATGTGGGGACAGCGGGGGCCGGGGCGAGCGTGGGGGGCTCCCCTGGGGGACGTGCTCACTCCTCGTGAGAGGGCCCTGCTCCGTGTGGCCGACCCCGCTTCCAGCAGGCTGATGGCAGAGGTACGGCAAACCCCACACCCCTGGGGTGGACATCGGCACCCTGACGGCTCCCCACACCCCAAGCCCCCCGTGGCTGGTGGGGTCCAGCCCCTCCTGCTTGTTGCAACCCCctgtgcagcagggagagccCAGCCGGCGGCCGGCCCCACCGCAGGGGCACGGGCAGCGGccacaggagctgctggaggcccACGAGCGCCACGTGGCCGAAATCCGGGCCAGGacccagcagctggagcagcagagagagggtaGGCGCTGGCATGGGTTTTGGGGTGATGGGGAGGCACCTGTGGGAGACGCAGTAACccctggggagcagggctgtgggggccatGCTGAGCCCCTGCGGCCCCTCACCAccctgcagggctgtgccggcggctggcggtgctgggggccagagcggctgcagccccccaccctgagcaggaggagctggagctgagcCGGGCCTCAGAGGTGCTGCGGGATCATGTCGGACAGCTGTCGCATGGAGGGTGAGCCCAGCTGGAGGGGGACAGGGCTCTGCACCCCTCTGGGGGAGCTCCCAGGGAGCCGGGTGCTCTCCACCAAGGGGCCCTTggccccctcacccccccattTGCATGTTtcctccccagggccaccctcTGCCTCGACACCCGGCCAGCCGCCGGGCCGCTCGCCGCCGAGGCCAGGTGGGGGTCTCTGGGCGATGGCGGATCCGAGTTGAATGTCCTGCCAAGCCCTAGCAATGGCTGATTccggggctgcggcagggcgCTGCGACTGTCCTACCTGCGCTCCGGAGGACACGACCTGGCCATCCTGGACCAGCTCCTCCACCTCCAGGTGGAGGCCACGGTGCTGGAGAAAGGAACCCTGGGGCTGCGTGAGAGCAGGAGGATGGGTAAGCCCCaaccccagccccgggcccaTCCCCCAGCAGGGACCATGTCTCCACAGCCGACAACTGAGGCACCCCCAGTGGTGCCGGCAGAGCCCCCCGGCTCTGCTGCACGGGGCCTGGATGAGGCGCTGCTGGCCGTGGAGCTGGAGAACCGGCGGCTGGAAGACGAGCTCCTGGTGCTGAAggtcaggagggagaggagagccgATGCCGGTAGGTGACAGGTCCCAGGGAACGGGGCAGCCCCCAGTCGCGCCCCACAGTCCCAGGTTGCCTCTGGGGTTGCAGCTGACAGAGCCCCTGGGCTGCCAACGGCTCATGCAAATATGTGCAAGGGGGTGGCTGCAACTGCACAGCCCAGGGTGGGGTCTCTGGTCTctcgggggggcctggggggggggacaaggTTCCCTTAGACATTGGGGAGAAATGGCGAGGGGAGAGTCACTGCAGCAACAGGAGCGGGACCCCCAGTGACACTGCACACCAGCCCGGTGGGATGCCAGGGgaaggggatgctggggggggtgtAAATCCCGTGGTGACGGATTCCCGTACCCCAGGCTCAAGGGTGGCCCAACGGCACGCGGAGGAGCTGGCCCAGCTCCAGGCAGAGGTGGGGATGCTGCGATGCCACACAgagcggccggggccgcggctgccCCCCGCCATCCTCCCGCCCCCTGtggcccccccgctcccgccaGCCCTGGCCGCCCCAGAGCTTTTCTCGGTAAGAGCCTCGTCCCGGGGCTATTTCCAGGTCTCCAGAGGCgaggggagatggggctgggcTGCGGACCCAGACAGACGATGAGTGTGGAGGTACAGGCTTGGGGAGATGtttcaggagctgctgccttgGCCACAGCTGGGGACACGGGTGCCCCACGGAGCCAGAGCCACCAGGGCAGGAGGTTCCCCCCGCACCGGGTGCCGAACCACAGGCGTGATTTGCTCTGCACGCCCAACGCCACGTGTGGCAGGGGGTGGCTGGGCAGCTCCTGCCGGTGCCTGTGGCAGGATGGCGCCAAGACCCCCCTCCTGTTAACaccccttttctcctttccaggaGTCCCCCGGGCcagtgctggggacaggcagccctgcagcccctggctgcccccaggtcccccctggccccctcctcccccccttcgCAGCCCTGGAGGACCCCCCTCCTGCTCGGGAGCCGCCAGCATAGCACAAACCTCCCCGAAGGTGAGCCGGGAATGGTCCGTGTCCCCGTGGCACTGCCCTGGCATCCCCGGCGTCCCCTCACCAAGCTGGAAATCGGGGCTTTATTAACTATACATGTGATGAAGGGATGGCAAAACGTATGTGTTACAGCTGCAGGCACAGGGGCTTGGGACCAGCTGTGTAATTATCACTGGGATAATTACCAGTAATTATCACTGGGACCCCAGAGTGCTGGGTCCAGGGGGAAGCATACGGGGTCCCTCCTGGCACCAGAGAGGCTCTGGGCTTTTCAGCAGCAgcgagagcagggagggaggggacaggcAGCGCCAGGCAGAGCCCAAAGCCAGCAGCCACCGAGCCCCATGGCTCAGCCTCCACCTgaggctgctcctcaccccggGACAGCGCCCACACACGGACTTGCTTCATCCAGTTCACCGGGAGGGCTCGGGGACCAGCGGAGGGCACAGAGGGGCacagtcactttttttcctttccccccctccccaccacaaGCCCTTTCTAGGGGAAGCCTCACACGAAGCGTTCATGGCTCGGCCCCAGGAACGAGCGAAACCCATGGCAAgatttcctctgctgtgttggaGGCTGTGCAGGGTCTTTAATAAACAACTCCAGCATGTTGCCCTTCGcttcttggcctttttttttttcctatatatatataacacATATAGATTTGTTCTAGAGCAGCCTCCCAGCCCCATTTGGGCACATACAGGGACTCAGGCACTAGCCCTGTTACTGTAAGGATCCATCACCCCCTGCTCCTACCTCCCCCTGCATGAACATAGATCTGTAAAGGGTGGAGATGGAGCAGAGCCGATGATGCACCCAGTGTCCCCACTGTTAGGAAGGGTCCAGGGGCCAGACGAGCTCTCATCAGCCTTGGAAGAACCAAAGGCAGTGGATTTCGCTGATCTCTTCAGTCAGCGCCCGCCCCCCTCCTGCCTCGTTAGGCAGATGTGGATGGACAGGCTGAGGCCGCAGGGACAGGGAGACCTGCACCCCAAGGGCAGTgaggagcagaggctggaggCTGTCACACAGAAAGAGGGCCAAGACAAGGAACGTTTGCTTACAATCTTTATTGAAGTCATACAAAAGTTgccaaaaagtgaaaaaatacacTATATACAAAACCATTTTCCTTGTAAGGAGAGGAGTGTCCAAGGTTAAAGAATTATCATACTGTGCTTTCAACTGCAGCCCCTGATTCTGCTTGTGGCCTTTTCTCtgtctaaaagaaaagaaaaggttttgtttttaagaaacaagACACTGCCTTACAGCACCAATTCATGCAGCAGTTCAAGGTGTCGGTAATTTGAAGACTTTACTGACTACATGGGCTTTGCTGGTCTTCAGAGCCCAACACTATTCTAAAATATTGACGTTAACAATTGTAGCCCAAGTGATAAGTATTAAAACCCAGGAGTGTTATAAAATAGTTTGGGGGGAAAGGCCCTGTACTGTAGACCACCCAGAGCACGGTTCTGTCCCACCCCACAGCTTGGAAGTCTCCACAGCCGGTGTCTTTCCAGCACCAGACACCGTGGTACAACATGCGTCCTGCCAGCTGGGGAATATTCCCCACCTCAGCTGGGAAACTTTATGAAGACCAGCAGGCAATAAAACCAGTACATCTACCAGGCACAAACCCATGcctgagcagagggaaaaaaagaagcacgGCACAGACTCCTGACTCAGCTGCCCACctcctcttccattttttctgcAACCTCATTTCCACTGGGAGCagcatcatcaccaccaccaccattgaCAGCCGGTTCTGGTTTAGACTTCTTAGCTTCATTGTCTCCCTGTTGAGTCTCCTCCTCTGGTTTCCTCTGAAGACAAAATTGTTTAGTCTTCACTATGTACAAAttaaaccttaatttttttttttttttttagaaagttaGCATCTAGATGTCACTGCACATTATCTATTCAACCTCCACTTGCCAGGTTCAAGACAGATACTTCAGGAAAGTGTTAAGATTTAACCAAAGCTCTGAAGCTTTGGTATAGAGGTCTCAACCACAACGGATTTCCAGTAAGACATTGTTTAGGTGCTAGTATCTATAGTGCTGAATTATCCTTAGTTATAGTTTGGCAAGGAAACATGCGACTGCTGAGCCAGATAACAGTTAAGGGGGCAGATTTAGGGCACCTATGACACTTGCAGTCACCTGTGTAAAGATCAAAGTTGCTCCAGGCAAACCTGGACTGAGAGGCTAATGGAACACAGGCCAGGCTGTGCCACAGcagcatacaaaataaaaactaagaTCCCATAGGGGATAATTTTAGTTGTATTTGCAAACAGTTCTAGAAAAAACACATACCTTTAAAGTATGTGCCTCAGTGAGAGGCAGTTTATTATGACTACCATTAGACTGGCTTTGCTATTTATTAAGTCCAATTCTCCATTTCCACTTGGAAAGAAGGGAACCCAACTCAGCCTGGTTGCTTGCCCTTTTCTTAAGGTCTGCAGGCCACCCTGCTCTTCTTGCAGGTCCTCAGCAGAGGAGGGCACTCGTTCAGAGAACGCCTGCAGAAGCCACACAACTCAGCTTGGAAGTTAAAGCGGTGTGGGTCAGGCAGAGCGCTGAACCACCAGGAACTAGTCTCCTGGAGGCTGGACGGCTCCCAGACTGATTGGCTCCCAGTGGAAAGGAGTTTCATGCATTATatatgtttttacttttaagGTGTTTTTTCCATTATAGAACTGAGGTAAGGAGAAAAGCTTCAAGCCAAGAAATCCAGTTATACAGAGCAAGCTAGCGGTACTTTAACAAACTGTTTGTTCAACTAGTCATTTCTGGACTCACCTTTTTCCTGACTAGGTGAGAGATGTCTGTAACACACGGAGATGCACCATCAGCTGCTTTTCTTACAGGAATCTATTACAAGATATTGACACATGAATAACAGCAAGCAGTAATCCTTAGAGCAGACAGGAATTCTCAACAGCCATCTTAAATTAACTTACTGTGGAAACAGAACCACTGTCTTCACTTTGCGCAAAGCCAGATGTAGTTCCAAccttaagaaaaagcagaagacagacaGTAGAACAAATTCTGGCTATCTGTTCACACAAAACTGTATAACGCTGTTTAGAAAGGGACAGAAAACCCAACTCCTTCATGTCTCAACACTGCATTCTGCTCCTACACTCATACACAGGACAGACAGATGAAAAGCTCGCATAGTGATGCAACACTTAGTCCATTCTCACATTTAGCTGACCTAGCATTTCCAGCCCTGACACATTTAATTGCTATAGAAGCCTATCAAATTCCAGTTTAGTTTGGAACCGTTAATGTCAGTGTATTTACTAACTATCCTCTCTTTAGATGtcagctgcctcagtttccttctcACAATCACAGCCCATATTGTTTGTGAGCAACCACCAGCTCCCCATCTGTTCAATCCAGTCTGAGCTCCTCCCATTACTGGTTTACTTCAAGTCTCCCTGGAAGAATGTTTGGTTAAAAGGAAACAGCAGGACACTAACCAGAGTTGCTTTCAGTGCCAGCTCAGCTACCCTTGCACTCTTTTGAGATTCTTTTGAATCTTCtatcttttctttaatttcaggAAGCAGTCCCTTCAGTTCTTCAATCTCCTTCTCATCTTCAGGGGAACCATTTTCCGTCTTCTTTATTCGCTCAGTAAGCATTGCTAGGATGAAATGGTTATCATGGCAAAAATCCTCAAGACAAAGTAGCTGTCCAGCTATCAATATCCACAGAGGCAAGTGTCTGCTAGCACACACTGTTTCAACAATTCTGATTATCAGTATAGCCTGTTACCGGTTTCAGACCAGCAAATATTTGCATGGCAAGGTAATACGCATATCAACTACTTTTAGGGCAGTTAAAGTCTGCTTTGACTTGTGAAAGCTCTCACATTTGCTAGGTAGTTTGAGAAACCCTCTTACCCATTCTCTTGTCAATGACTTCCACAGATTTACCAAACTGCAAAACCGCCTCATCGAACTGGCTGTTGTAGTGGTACGCCAGGGCCAGCTGGTAGTGACTCTCGGCTAGCAGGCGGTCGTGAGCCTCCAGGTACTTctgctgcagggccaggcaggccTGAAACTCTTCTATAGCCTGCGTGTAGTTTTCTATAGGAGAAAGCCGTAAGGTCTTTACAAACCACTCTCATATATCCAAACAAGCAAGATCTAAACCC encodes the following:
- the NASP gene encoding nuclear autoantigenic sperm protein isoform X4 translates to MQSSAVAAPPCVEPAPASPTRMEEELAAPSTSTDKTDSMDVDGESKKLLGLGQKHLVMGNIPAAVNAFQEAASLLGKKYGETADECAEAFFYYGKSLLELARMENGVLGNALEGVQVEEEGEKAEDDSVLPTVDETEESEEEDKENDKAEDDKENELTVEDKESEEDEIGNLELAWDMLELAKVIYKRQETKEAQLHAAQAHLKLGEVSIESENYTQAIEEFQACLALQQKYLEAHDRLLAESHYQLALAYHYNSQFDEAVLQFGKSVEVIDKRMAMLTERIKKTENGSPEDEKEIEELKGLLPEIKEKIEDSKESQKSARVAELALKATLVGTTSGFAQSEDSGSVSTIPVRKAADGASPCVTDISHLVRKKRKPEEETQQGDNEAKKSKPEPAVNGGGGDDAAPSGNEVAEKMEEETEKRPQAESGAAVESTV
- the NASP gene encoding nuclear autoantigenic sperm protein isoform X3, translated to MQSSAVAAPPCVEPAPASPTRMEEELAAPSTSTDKTDSMDVDGESKKLLGLGQKHLVMGNIPAAVNAFQEAASLLGKKYGETADECAEAFFYYGKSLLELARMENGVLGNALEGVQVEEEGEKAEDDSVLPTVDETEESEEEDKENDKAEDDKENELTVEDKSLQESEEDEIGNLELAWDMLELAKVIYKRQETKEAQLHAAQAHLKLGEVSIESENYTQAIEEFQACLALQQKYLEAHDRLLAESHYQLALAYHYNSQFDEAVLQFGKSVEVIDKRMAMLTERIKKTENGSPEDEKEIEELKGLLPEIKEKIEDSKESQKSARVAELALKATLVGTTSGFAQSEDSGSVSTIPVRKAADGASPCVTDISHLVRKKRKPEEETQQGDNEAKKSKPEPAVNGGGGDDAAPSGNEVAEKMEEETEKRPQAESGAAVESTV